A region of Blastocatellia bacterium DNA encodes the following proteins:
- a CDS encoding cytochrome ubiquinol oxidase subunit I: protein MDSALTIHRLHFAFTITYHYLFPQLTMGLAPLIVLFKSLALWKGDERYNRAARFWAKVFAINFLFGVITGIPMEFQFGTNWAKFAQYSGGVIATSLAMEGVFAFFLESSFLGLFLFGEKRFGQRIHWLAAFMVLLGSWLSGYFIIVTDAWMQRPVGYEIGPDGMAHLNSFWALLTNEWAFWQYLHNMSGAVVTGAFVMAAVGAFYLLSQRQTEYGRLFLKMGITAGVVASIFQLFPSGDGHGKLIAEHQPVTLAAMEGHFHTEAGAPIALIGQPDVEKQQLDNPIRVPRMLSFLTYRRWEAVVRGLDEFPRDQWPDNIPLLYYSYHIMVGLGTIFILVMAVSAFLLWRRRLFDARWMLWILMLSFPFPYIANTAGWLTAELGRQPWVVYGLLRTEHGFSANVSAGNGLFTLLGFMGMYMVLGILFLMLIWREIMHGPDFLNKPEQATPVSAKILPETAES from the coding sequence ATGGACAGTGCGCTCACGATCCACCGCCTGCACTTCGCTTTTACGATCACCTATCACTACCTCTTCCCGCAACTGACGATGGGGCTGGCGCCGCTCATCGTTCTCTTTAAATCGCTCGCCCTGTGGAAAGGTGACGAACGTTACAATCGCGCGGCACGTTTCTGGGCCAAAGTCTTCGCCATCAACTTTCTCTTCGGGGTCATCACCGGCATCCCGATGGAGTTCCAGTTCGGCACCAACTGGGCCAAGTTCGCGCAGTATTCGGGCGGCGTCATCGCCACGAGCCTGGCGATGGAAGGCGTCTTCGCCTTCTTCCTGGAATCGTCATTCCTCGGCTTGTTCCTCTTCGGCGAAAAGCGCTTCGGGCAGCGCATACACTGGCTGGCCGCCTTCATGGTCTTGCTCGGCTCATGGCTGTCGGGCTATTTCATCATCGTCACCGACGCCTGGATGCAGCGCCCTGTCGGTTACGAGATCGGCCCTGACGGCATGGCGCACCTCAACAGCTTCTGGGCGCTGTTAACCAACGAGTGGGCCTTCTGGCAGTACCTTCATAACATGAGCGGCGCCGTCGTTACGGGAGCGTTTGTGATGGCGGCGGTCGGCGCGTTCTACCTATTGTCGCAGCGGCAGACGGAATATGGCCGGCTGTTTCTTAAGATGGGCATCACCGCCGGCGTTGTCGCTTCAATCTTTCAATTGTTTCCTTCGGGCGACGGTCACGGCAAATTGATCGCCGAGCATCAGCCGGTGACGCTCGCGGCGATGGAAGGCCATTTTCACACCGAAGCCGGAGCGCCCATCGCGCTGATCGGCCAGCCGGACGTTGAAAAGCAACAACTCGACAACCCGATCCGCGTGCCACGGATGCTCAGCTTCCTGACCTATCGCCGATGGGAAGCGGTCGTCCGCGGGCTCGACGAATTTCCGCGCGATCAGTGGCCCGACAACATCCCGCTGCTTTATTACAGCTATCACATCATGGTTGGGCTGGGGACGATCTTCATTCTCGTCATGGCGGTGTCGGCATTCCTGCTGTGGCGGCGGCGGCTCTTTGACGCGCGCTGGATGCTGTGGATTCTGATGCTGAGCTTTCCATTCCCTTACATCGCCAACACCGCCGGCTGGCTGACCGCCGAGCTGGGCCGCCAGCCGTGGGTCGTCTACGGATTGCTGCGCACCGAGCATGGTTTTTCGGCGAATGTCTCGGCAGGCAATGGGCTGTTCACGCTGCTCGGCTTCATGGGCATGTACATGGTGTTGGGCATCCTGTTCCTGATGTTGATCTGGCGCGAGATCATGCACGGCCCCGATTTTCTAAACAAGCCAGAGCAAGCAACGCCGGTGAGCGCCAAGATACTGCCCGAGACGGCGGAATCATAA
- a CDS encoding zinc-dependent alcohol dehydrogenase gives MRANCWMSPKLVEVQEVPDPKILNQRDAIVRITSTAICGSDLHLYNGFIPAMEPGDVLGHEFMGEVVEVGKEVKNLKVGDRVVVPFPIACGHCWHCEQQMFSLCENSNPNAWMAEKLMGYSPAGIFGYSHLTGGYAGGQAEYARVPFADVGPLKIENGFTDEQVLFLTDIFPTGYMGAEMCDIKPGDVIAVWGCGPVGQFAMKSAFMLGAGRVIGIDRFPYRLKMAREEVGAEIINYEEVNVLEALKEMTGGRGPDACIDAVGMESHKPGLLGAYDRTKQALKLEQDRPHVIREAIMACGNGGTVSVIGVYSGFIDKFPMGSLMNRLITIRSGQCHVQRYLKPLLKRIENGEIDPSFVITHRMRLDDAPKGFDIFLNKQDDCMKVVLKP, from the coding sequence ATGAGAGCAAATTGTTGGATGAGTCCCAAGCTGGTCGAAGTGCAGGAGGTGCCGGACCCTAAAATCCTCAACCAGCGCGACGCCATCGTGCGGATCACCTCGACGGCCATCTGCGGCTCGGATCTGCATCTTTATAACGGCTTCATTCCGGCGATGGAGCCGGGCGACGTCCTCGGCCACGAGTTCATGGGCGAGGTCGTCGAGGTCGGCAAAGAAGTGAAAAACTTGAAAGTCGGCGACCGCGTCGTCGTGCCGTTTCCGATTGCCTGCGGCCACTGCTGGCACTGCGAGCAGCAGATGTTTTCGCTCTGCGAGAACTCGAACCCGAATGCCTGGATGGCCGAAAAGCTGATGGGCTATTCGCCGGCGGGCATCTTCGGCTACTCGCACCTGACGGGCGGCTATGCCGGCGGCCAGGCCGAGTATGCGCGCGTGCCGTTCGCCGACGTCGGGCCGCTGAAGATCGAAAACGGCTTCACGGATGAGCAGGTCTTGTTCCTGACGGACATCTTCCCGACCGGCTACATGGGCGCGGAGATGTGCGACATCAAGCCGGGCGATGTCATTGCCGTCTGGGGCTGCGGCCCGGTCGGCCAGTTCGCCATGAAGAGCGCCTTCATGCTCGGCGCCGGGCGCGTCATCGGCATTGACCGCTTCCCTTACCGATTGAAGATGGCGCGTGAAGAGGTCGGCGCCGAGATCATCAACTATGAAGAGGTCAACGTGCTCGAAGCGCTCAAGGAGATGACCGGCGGGCGCGGGCCGGACGCCTGCATAGACGCCGTCGGCATGGAGTCGCACAAGCCCGGCCTGCTCGGCGCTTATGACCGCACCAAGCAGGCGCTGAAGCTGGAGCAGGACCGCCCGCACGTCATCCGTGAAGCCATCATGGCTTGCGGCAATGGCGGCACCGTGTCGGTCATCGGTGTCTACAGCGGCTTCATCGATAAGTTCCCGATGGGCTCTTTGATGAACCGCTTGATTACCATCAGGAGTGGCCAGTGCCACGTGCAGCGTTACCTGAAGCCGCTGCTCAAGCGCATCGAAAACGGCGAGATCGATCCGAGCTTCGTCATCACCCATCGCATGAGGCTCGACGACGCGCCCAAAGGCTTTGACATCTTTCTCAACAAGCAGGACGACTGCATGAAGGTGGTGCTGAAGCCTTGA
- a CDS encoding S9 family peptidase encodes MKRTCAAFVVIVLLSLAAVSSGKTTPPARGFTIDDLITMRRVGDPQISPDGRMIAYTIADTDKAANRRTTQIYLIPVDGGEPRQLTNEKTSSSAPRWSPDGRRLAFVSARDGEAQIWTMDVDSGEVKKMTNLALGAADPVWSPDGHLIAFTSEVYPDCTSDDCNRRRAEAAAASKVKAKITEHLLYRHWTAWKEGKRNHVFVVATETGEARDLTPGDFDAPPFSLGGMTDYAFSPDSKELAFARNTDKDESRSTNGDLFIVPVTGGEARRITSDNPANDLSPRYSPDSRYIAYRAQAKPGFEADRWRLMLYDRKTGMSHSLTESLDASVESFTFTPTGGRLLAVVAERARQPIYEISLEGAPLRRLVSDGFNDDVQVSADGRSMVFTRQSLTRAVEVYRASAAGGVVNQVTRVGDAAFAQYGFKAAEELTWDGAGGVKVQGWLVKPANFSAARKYPMVVLIHGGPQGAWNDSWSYRWNPQIFAAAGYVVFMPNPRGSTSFGQRFTDEISGDWGGRVYTDIMNGVAYVATLPFVDRERIGAAGGSYGGYMVNWIAGHNDDARVKFKALVSHAGLFNLMSMYGATEELWFPEWEFKGTPWTNPQLYLKWSPHMSVKNFSTPTMVIAGEMDYRVPVTEGLQMFTALQRQGVESKLLYYPDEGHWVLKPQNSELWYTTVLDWFERYLVKPKAQP; translated from the coding sequence ATGAAGCGCACCTGCGCCGCATTCGTCGTTATCGTTTTATTATCGCTCGCTGCTGTGTCGAGCGGTAAAACCACGCCGCCCGCCAGGGGCTTCACCATTGACGACCTGATCACGATGCGGCGCGTCGGCGACCCGCAGATTTCGCCCGACGGGCGCATGATCGCCTATACCATTGCCGACACCGACAAAGCCGCCAACCGCCGCACGACGCAAATCTACTTGATCCCGGTTGATGGCGGCGAGCCGCGCCAGCTCACCAATGAAAAAACTTCGTCGAGCGCGCCGCGCTGGTCGCCCGATGGCCGCCGGCTCGCCTTCGTGTCAGCGCGTGACGGCGAGGCGCAAATCTGGACGATGGACGTTGACAGCGGCGAAGTCAAAAAGATGACCAACCTCGCGCTCGGCGCGGCTGATCCCGTCTGGTCGCCCGATGGGCACTTGATTGCCTTCACCTCCGAAGTCTATCCCGATTGCACGAGCGACGACTGCAACCGCCGCCGCGCCGAAGCCGCTGCCGCGAGCAAAGTCAAAGCGAAGATCACTGAGCATCTGCTCTACCGTCACTGGACGGCGTGGAAAGAAGGCAAGCGCAATCACGTATTCGTCGTCGCGACTGAAACCGGCGAGGCGCGCGACCTGACGCCCGGCGACTTTGACGCGCCGCCTTTCAGTCTCGGCGGCATGACCGATTACGCCTTCTCGCCCGACTCGAAAGAGCTTGCGTTCGCGCGCAACACTGACAAGGACGAGTCGCGATCTACGAATGGTGACCTCTTCATCGTGCCGGTCACGGGCGGCGAGGCGCGACGCATTACCAGTGATAATCCGGCCAACGACCTGTCGCCGCGCTATTCGCCTGATAGCCGCTACATCGCTTACCGGGCGCAGGCCAAGCCCGGCTTTGAGGCCGACCGCTGGCGCTTGATGCTCTATGACCGCAAGACCGGCATGAGCCACTCGCTGACCGAATCGCTTGATGCCAGCGTCGAGAGCTTTACGTTTACGCCGACAGGCGGACGTCTGCTCGCGGTCGTCGCCGAGCGCGCGCGCCAGCCGATCTATGAAATCTCGCTCGAAGGCGCGCCGCTGCGCCGGCTGGTGAGCGACGGCTTCAACGACGACGTGCAAGTGAGCGCCGACGGGCGCAGCATGGTCTTCACGCGCCAGAGCCTGACGCGCGCCGTCGAAGTCTATCGCGCCAGCGCCGCGGGCGGCGTCGTCAATCAGGTAACGCGCGTCGGCGACGCGGCCTTCGCGCAGTACGGCTTCAAGGCGGCGGAAGAGCTGACCTGGGACGGCGCCGGCGGCGTCAAGGTGCAGGGCTGGCTGGTGAAGCCGGCGAACTTTTCGGCGGCGCGCAAATACCCGATGGTCGTGCTGATTCACGGCGGGCCGCAGGGCGCATGGAACGATTCGTGGAGCTACCGCTGGAATCCGCAGATCTTTGCGGCTGCCGGCTATGTGGTCTTCATGCCGAACCCGCGCGGCTCGACCAGCTTCGGCCAACGCTTCACGGACGAGATTTCGGGCGACTGGGGAGGCCGCGTCTATACAGATATCATGAACGGTGTGGCCTATGTCGCGACGCTGCCCTTCGTTGACCGCGAGCGCATCGGCGCGGCGGGCGGCAGCTATGGCGGTTACATGGTCAACTGGATCGCCGGCCATAACGATGATGCGCGGGTCAAATTCAAGGCGCTGGTGTCGCACGCAGGGCTGTTCAACTTGATGAGCATGTATGGCGCGACCGAAGAGCTGTGGTTCCCCGAATGGGAGTTCAAGGGCACGCCGTGGACGAACCCGCAGCTCTACTTGAAATGGTCGCCGCACATGTCTGTGAAGAATTTCAGCACGCCGACGATGGTGATCGCCGGTGAGATGGATTATCGCGTGCCGGTCACCGAAGGCTTGCAGATGTTCACCGCTTTGCAGCGGCAGGGCGTCGAATCCAAGCTGCTCTATTATCCCGACGAGGGCCACTGGGTATTGAAGCCGCAGAATTCCGAGCTGTGGTACACGACGGTGCTCGACTGGTTCGAGCGCTACCTGGTGAAGCCGAAAGCGCAGCCATAA
- the cydB gene encoding cytochrome d ubiquinol oxidase subunit II encodes METVWFILVALMLTAYVVLDGFDLGAGIISPFVARDHTERRLVLRTIGPVWDGNEVWLLATGGALYFAFPLLYASSFSGFYLPLMIVLWLLMLRGVGVELRSHVSDPLLWSLFDFLFAAASLLLAIFFGAAIGNVVRGVPLDSTGYFFAPLWTNFRAGSSPGILDWYTVLTGVLALVTLALHGAHYVALKTEGAIQARSRRVAASAWPALVLLTVLSLIATLYVRPQVVDNFRARPWGWAIPAAVVAALAAMRLYRARGRDLAAFLASSAFLAGMLGGAAFALYPTLLPASTDAAYSLTIYNVGSGAYSLRAGLVWWVIGMALAVGYFTFLYRSFRGKVALTDEGGY; translated from the coding sequence ATGGAAACAGTCTGGTTCATTCTCGTCGCGCTGATGTTGACGGCTTACGTCGTGCTGGATGGGTTCGACCTCGGCGCAGGGATCATCAGCCCCTTTGTCGCCAGGGATCACACGGAGCGCCGTCTGGTGCTGCGCACCATCGGGCCGGTGTGGGACGGCAACGAAGTCTGGCTGCTGGCCACAGGTGGCGCGCTCTATTTCGCTTTCCCGCTGCTTTATGCGTCGAGCTTCAGCGGCTTCTACCTGCCATTGATGATCGTCCTGTGGCTGCTGATGCTGCGCGGCGTCGGCGTCGAGCTGCGGTCGCATGTGAGCGACCCGCTGCTCTGGTCGCTGTTCGATTTTCTGTTCGCCGCCGCCAGCCTGTTGCTGGCCATCTTCTTCGGCGCCGCCATCGGCAACGTCGTTCGCGGCGTGCCGCTCGACAGCACCGGTTACTTCTTCGCGCCGCTGTGGACGAACTTCAGAGCGGGTTCGAGTCCCGGCATTCTCGACTGGTACACGGTGCTGACCGGCGTGCTGGCGCTCGTCACGCTCGCCCTGCACGGCGCGCACTATGTCGCCTTAAAGACCGAAGGCGCGATCCAAGCCCGCTCCCGGCGCGTCGCCGCGTCGGCCTGGCCGGCGCTTGTGCTGCTAACCGTCCTGAGCCTTATCGCCACGCTTTATGTGCGCCCGCAGGTGGTGGATAATTTCCGCGCCCGCCCGTGGGGCTGGGCCATTCCCGCCGCGGTCGTCGCGGCGCTTGCGGCCATGCGGTTGTATCGAGCCAGGGGGCGGGACCTGGCGGCGTTTCTCGCGTCGTCGGCTTTTCTGGCCGGCATGCTTGGCGGCGCGGCCTTCGCGCTCTACCCGACGCTGCTGCCGGCGAGCACCGATGCGGCTTACAGCCTGACAATCTATAACGTCGGCAGCGGCGCTTACAGCCTGCGCGCGGGTCTCGTCTGGTGGGTGATCGGCATGGCGCTGGCGGTCGGCTATTTCACCTTCCTCTACCGCTCGTTCCGCGGCAAAGTCGCGCTGACGGATGAAGGCGGCTATTGA
- a CDS encoding SRPBCC family protein, with product MAVQQTRQALAPDQEAQTPQGQDVRQRDRHYLHLQRLQASNAAPEERLASFLGWFSIGLGLAEVLAPKALGKLIGAKGEHTNFIRFACGLREITAGIGILTQRRPAAWVWARVAGDAMDLAALDVALMSSGTDKLKLSAAMASVIGVTALDLYTAQRLSTVRGPHGAVMAVNTVTINRAPEEVYRFWRDFENLPRFMSHLESVQVSDQKRSHWVAKAPAGTTVEWDAEIIEDRPNQLIAWRSIEGADVDNSGTVRFDRAPGNRGTEVRVEVEYNPPAGALGAAVAKLFGEAPEQQIKGDLRRLKQVLEAGEVVHSDSSIHRGPYPHQPPADGAA from the coding sequence ATGGCAGTTCAGCAAACACGGCAGGCGCTCGCGCCGGATCAAGAGGCGCAGACGCCGCAAGGCCAGGACGTGCGGCAGCGCGACCGGCATTATCTTCACCTACAGCGGCTGCAAGCCTCCAACGCCGCGCCCGAAGAGCGGCTGGCCAGCTTCCTCGGCTGGTTCAGCATCGGCCTCGGTCTCGCAGAGGTGCTCGCGCCCAAAGCGCTGGGCAAACTGATCGGCGCGAAAGGCGAGCACACCAACTTCATTCGCTTCGCCTGCGGCCTGCGCGAGATCACTGCCGGCATTGGCATTCTCACGCAACGCCGGCCCGCCGCCTGGGTCTGGGCGCGGGTGGCCGGCGACGCAATGGATCTGGCGGCGCTCGATGTGGCGCTGATGTCGAGCGGCACCGACAAGCTCAAGCTCTCGGCGGCGATGGCTTCGGTGATCGGCGTGACGGCGCTCGATCTCTACACCGCGCAGCGGCTCAGCACCGTGCGCGGCCCGCACGGCGCGGTCATGGCCGTCAACACCGTCACCATCAACCGCGCGCCCGAAGAGGTCTATCGCTTCTGGCGCGACTTCGAGAATCTGCCTCGCTTCATGAGCCATCTTGAATCCGTGCAGGTGTCCGACCAAAAGCGTTCACACTGGGTGGCGAAAGCGCCCGCCGGCACGACTGTCGAATGGGACGCCGAGATTATCGAAGACCGCCCGAACCAGTTGATCGCCTGGCGCTCGATAGAAGGCGCCGACGTAGACAACTCCGGCACGGTGCGCTTTGACCGCGCGCCGGGCAATCGCGGCACCGAAGTCCGCGTCGAGGTCGAATACAATCCGCCCGCCGGCGCTTTAGGAGCCGCCGTCGCCAAGCTCTTCGGCGAAGCGCCCGAACAGCAGATCAAAGGCGACCTCCGCCGCCTCAAACAGGTGCTCGAAGCCGGCGAAGTCGTTCATTCGGATTCAAGCATTCACCGCGGCCCGTATCCGCACCAGCCGCCTGCGGACGGCGCGGCCTAG